ATTCTACGCTGGTTGCCTGGCCGCATTTTTCTGTGAGCAGCATCCCGTCAAGAGAAAACCACCCGGATACAAGAAAACACGCCAGCTTTTAGCAGaacaaaatcttgaaactcCTTTAGGATACAACAATCGCCAAATTCATCACATCACATGTAATGATGATGAAAGCAGCAATACAACAAATGTTtatattactctatgaatcaTTCAACGTATTGGGCCTTCTCAAGAAGAACTCCACTGGCTGAGTTATTCAGAATCACCCTTGAGGCTATATATATTGCCAACCACTCCAACGATACTAACTATGACAGCCAATGTTAACATGAACCAAGACAATAACCTCTCGGAAAAGCTCAGCCCGCTCCCTACTTTGCTCAACCTCAATGCAATGAGAGGTGGAAAGGTGAAAGCTAATGAGACCGCTGTTGTTGCTCCTGTAAACTTAAACGCTGTCCAAATATTAGGGATCATAGTCGAGCCTAAATATATAAGCCCTAAGAGCACAAAGGTTAAGACCAGACACCGCTTCCTGCTCTCCGAGAGAGGATTCAATCCTTCAAAAATTAGCGTGTCCACTGTTTGCCTCAAGGAAAAATGAATCACTGGGAACACGAGAACCAAATGCAGAATGTATCCTATACGAACAAAGTAGTTCAAAGCTGTGCTGAACCGGATGCCAAGATCCTTATCAAAGTTAGTGAGCACATCAGATTCAGTATCCTTCCCAAAGAGTAAATAGCCAGCTATAGCAGTAGAAGCATACACAGCAACACAAATTGCAGCCGTGATCCTTCCCACACGGTACATTTTGCTTGGTGAGCGCCCTTCAAGCTCGTTATAAATTGGTTGGATATTAAAGTGGCACACATAAGCATTTGACATGATAGGAATCACAACAAGCAGATCAAGAATCGCCTTCTTGGATCCAAAATCAGGCATCATCCTAGGAGGTTCTATTTTCCCCTCAACAAGCTTGATAAGAGCCACAATGAACACAACAACGACGAACACAACTGCGAGCGCTACAGAAGCTGCTGAAGTTGTGCTCAAGGAATCAATCCTATCCAAGGTACACAACGGTGCAAGAAACAGCACTAGAACTATTAGAATCACTATCTTCCTATGATCCCAAAAACCATTACCCCACCACTGGTCAAAAACTCCCATGTGATGAAGGGATCCCGACATCACATCCCCAATGATGATCAAATACACAACCAAAACACCAGCATTGTTCACAATTATGCAGATTTCGGATAAGGTTCTAGCAGTCCTACCCAATGCAGCCTCAACAACCTCACCATATGTAGCTGCCTTACATTGGACAGCAAACCTCACTAGCAACTCCACACTTATTTCAGACAAAATAGCCATGAAACATATCAAGATTACACCAACAAAAAGCCCCAAAACTTTCATTGTCGCAGGCAAGGCCATGATGCCAGCTCCAATGATAGAGGTGGTGAGATTAAAGACAGCACCATAAATCCCAGACCCAGATTTATTTTCACCAAAAATAAGGGGcaaatcatcaaaatcaagGTCATCTTCATCGTCCACGCCATCTGTATTAGAACGATTCGAATACCCATTTTCATGATCGGGTGAAATC
The nucleotide sequence above comes from Salvia hispanica cultivar TCC Black 2014 chromosome 5, UniMelb_Shisp_WGS_1.0, whole genome shotgun sequence. Encoded proteins:
- the LOC125191319 gene encoding amino acid transporter AVT6E, with amino-acid sequence MDSNYSKLDVKDENFLLKTQAFRLISPDHENGYSNRSNTDGVDDEDDLDFDDLPLIFGENKSGSGIYGAVFNLTTSIIGAGIMALPATMKVLGLFVGVILICFMAILSEISVELLVRFAVQCKAATYGEVVEAALGRTARTLSEICIIVNNAGVLVVYLIIIGDVMSGSLHHMGVFDQWWGNGFWDHRKIVILIVLVLFLAPLCTLDRIDSLSTTSAASVALAVVFVVVVFIVALIKLVEGKIEPPRMMPDFGSKKAILDLLVVIPIMSNAYVCHFNIQPIYNELEGRSPSKMYRVGRITAAICVAVYASTAIAGYLLFGKDTESDVLTNFDKDLGIRFSTALNYFVRIGYILHLVLVFPVIHFSLRQTVDTLIFEGLNPLSESRKRCLVLTFVLLGLIYLGSTMIPNIWTAFKFTGATTAVSLAFTFPPLIALRLSKVGSGLSFSERLLSWFMLTLAVIVSIVGVVGNIYSLKGDSE